The sequence aaaaaaaaaaaaaaaaaaaaaaaaaaaatagaattaataaaaatcattataaaaaaaaaaaaaagaaaacaataaTGAATAACTACCTTCTTATTTGCATTATTTTCAGATGTAGCATCTTCATCTTGGAAGAAAAAGTTTTGTTGTTTTGGTTGTTCATCAGTGAGGAACAAtgttgattgttgttgttcatctttttcatcatcatcatcactactACTTTCACTTGAAGATTCATCACTACCATCCTCAGCATCAACATCTTcctcatcttcttcatctgaAGAATCAGAATCAGAATCTTCAATGAATAAACCACAGAAATCATCTTGATGAAATTGTTGTGAACCAATGATATGTGGTAATGGGTATCTTAAATAGTGATctaatttctctttcttCTTTTCTGTATTTGCTGATGGTTGTGCATCAGTACCTGCTTGTTCACCACCTTCAACTAAACCGCCTTCAGCTGATGATGCTGCAATACTACCattcatttgttgttgataatcattattattgttattactatttgattGTTCTGAAATTTCCAATGCTGCATTTACAAAGTTTGCTTTCTCTAATGCTTCCAAACCAATTAATATTgcttttgaaaattttggtATTAATATTTCTTCTGTAAtctcttgttgttgtggtttatCTGTTTGTTCATTTTgctcattatttaattctgaaTTATCTTCATAAACTCTCtgtttgataataataataataataataataataataataataataaatatttatattaataattattctactttaatgaaataataataatttatatatatatatgagtATAGTCATACATTTTCAATGAATTGAGTATTTGAtaacattaaaaattgatcaaATGTATTATGAACTTTAACatgaattgattttgaatcttTAACTAATTCATCAACTTGAAATTCTAATTCTTTAGTTTTATAGATAAGTTTATTTGCAAAATCTTgcatataatttaaaagctgtattgatattttgaaaaaaaattttaagatTTTATTAGTGATCACTTTAAAAAGAggtatattaaaaaaaaaataagtatAGTAAATAAATACTTACACCTGCATCTGATGATAAATTCCAATCCTTTGCAGAATCTCTCATTTCATTGATTGTCCATACTTTTTTCCATGGTACATCATCTGGGTTCGATGGTTGTTCACGAactggttgttgttgttgttgtggttgttctTCAggcattttattttatagcctattaatataatttataatcctattttaaacaaacaaacaaacaaaaaacaaaaaggatgtaaaaattataaattaatactttatataaaataaaaaacgaaaaacaattatttatatacaaataaaataaaaaaataaaaaatgacaagatttttttttttttcaacaaaaaaaaacttttttttttttaatttttatttttaatgaaatttatgtaaacttttcaaaaaaaaaaaaaaaaatagaaaattgttttttttattttaataatttaatttttaatcttgtttttttttttttaatttctattaataaacaaaaatattgaaattttaaaaaaaaataaaccaaataaactaaataaaaaacaattataaaaaatgataaaaaaaaataaatactaaaaataaaatttttgattaaaaaaaaaaaaaatggatttaGTCGTTTATCATTTTGTATATTTTCGAGTGCCCTATTTATCCataattctaaaataaaaataaaaaaaaaataaaaaaaaaattctaaaattaaaaaagataaaaataaaaaaaaagaaatcttaTTGTTTGGTTTTAGAATTACATgaaataatacaaaattttattatatcttaatttaaaaattatttctattattaattttttttttttttttttttaaatattaaaaaaaaaaaaatttaacatttgtaaaatatatttttttttttttttcttttaattattataacttaatttaaaagaagatAAAGTTCCACCATTTAAATTGATAAACCTTCAATTGGATAAACTTTTCTTGGAGTTCTTGGAGTTCTAATTTTTGGAGAATAAGCGTGATAACGAATATTATCTTCAGCATTCTTTTTAGCTTTTTGttcaattatattttgaataCGAGGATTAACGATGGATTCAATATCCAATTTCAAGAGAATAGTTGGATCAATGGCAGTGGCAGTGAAAGAACGAGTTGGTAGGAAATTACTATCTTCATTTGAACGTCTGTAAGCGGTTTCACCGAAAAAGTCACCAACATTTAGATAACgaatgatatttttattctttttactATGAATTCTAACTCTACCTTGTTTAATGATATACATAGAGTCACTTGTATCACCCTCATTGAATATGACTTGATGATGAGCAAATGAAACATCCTTTGAACCATTGGCAATGCTATCGACCTCTTCTTTATTGATATGTTGAGTGATATTATGTTGGAATGCACGAATGATAGCATCACGACAAGAATTGATATGAGATAAATCCATATGCACCTTGGAGATAAAAGTATTTAGATTTGAATGGAATTCAGTACGAAGATCCATAGTTTTCCAAACCAATAAGCAAACGTCAGTCTCTGCAATGACGGTTGCTGAAGCATCGATATTCTTATCCAATTGTAAAGCACTTTCACCCAACGTTTCACCAGCACATAATTTAATAGTTGGGATTTTAATTGCATCAGTTTTAACGGTGGTTGTAATTGTAGTGGTATCAGTCACAACTGTACCCACCGAAGTTGTAGATTTGATTGGTTCATATTCATTCTCGTAAACCAATACTTTGCCACTAAGAATGATATAAAACATATCGGATGGCGAGCCTTTCTTAATGATAACATCATTACGTTTAACCCAAATTTTCTTACATAAAAAGAATACTCTTTGAACTTCAGCTGGTGATAATTTTGAGAAAACACTACAATGATTTAAAGCtgtttgaatttgaatacACTCTGCCACTCCTTTATATTTTCTATCAACTTTAATGATTTCAGTATTCTCTAAACCTTCTTTTGGACGTATAATCTCACCTTTAGTATCCACTGAACTACTACAATGAACGACTCTAATCTTCTTCCTTATCTCTGATGGTAACTCCAAAAGGTTTGCCATTGGTGTATGAATTGGTGCTACACCACTTTCATGAATAATCATATCAGCATCAAATACAAATGATTTCAATCTTTCAATTCTCTTTTTTGATAACACACCttgatcttttaattgtttaaactTTTGTAAATCATAAAATGTATCTGCTGAATAActtatctttttattataaatttctaatttaaatctaattgTTGGTATAACATGAAAACtataatcaaattcaaattctaaataaaaaaaaaccaaaccaattattagtattaatttaaattaaattattatttatgtaATTAAATTACTACTTACCAGCacctaaaattttaattttattaccaattgtAACTGGTACCCaagtataataattttttaaactttgtTCAGGTAAACCAGTTAATGCTTTTAATTTTCTCATATAAGATTCATTGATAGTTTTAGTAGTATATAGGGTAACTTTATTTCTTTCAATGATTTTTTGAAGGATACCACTATCATGATCTGCATGACAATGTGTTAAAATGATATGTTCAACTGTTTTACCATAGATTCCATTTGTTTGAAGATATGTTGTATTACCAACTGGtggatcaacaacaacaccactaCCATTAATCCAAATGATGAAACCAGTCGTATGTGAACAATGTGTAAAATCTAAACCATGACTAACACCCAAAAATGTTACACCTAAAATTGGTgctttaaatttctttactTGTTCATGATCATTACCAAATGGTAACACTGGTACATATTGTGATTCAATAGTTGAATCAATTACTGAAACTGTATTATTCTTTAATATAATTCTATTACCACTTGTATTTATCATTTGTTTATCAgtagttgatgatgatgatttatcTTGTtgatcttgttgttgttcttgtaattttaaatgtaattgtttttgaacTACATGATAATCTTCATGAAAACTAATTAAACCTTTAGTATTTCTAATTCTAAggttaattaattttgttggATCACTTGCAGATGgtaaatcaatatcaaccACACCAAAGGTATCAAAAGTTTTAAAGATAACATAACTATCTAACTTTTCGTCATTTGCTCTTGGATCAATTGCTAAACGTTCagttaataaatcaattttataatcTGGTATGGTGATCTCTTCATCAGTGTAGATGTGTTCAGGAGCTGGACCAAAGATTGACTCACATAGGATGGTTTCAattctttgtttttgttcCACTGTACAAATGATTACAACCTTGGTTTTACCTTTTTGTACGAATTTGTTATAGAAAATTGGGAATTCAACCTCTGACAATGAGACATCTTTTGATATTAAGAAATGGGGTACAATGAAATGACAAATGCTTTGATCCCTTTTCAATGTGTCTGGTGGAATACCAACCTGAATAGACACATTACAATCCGATGGTGTGAACACATACGATGGTCCACTAACTTGCATGATCTTATCTTTTGAATAGAATGgctctttatttttttgtaaatactgttgttgttgttgcttttTTTGTTGCTCAGTTGTGCCATTTCTTTGTTGAGTTCTTGGTGAATcgtttattatcattttagatgatgatgatgatgcttGTTGTGAttctaatatatttaatagtGATTGAAAATCATTGATCAATATTGAAATGTTTGAGTCGGGTGACTGGTTATTCTCATTGGTTAATTCTGTAAAGAATCTTTGAATGTCGGTATAATCATTTTCGTTGAACACGCCACTGACACTATTATCCAACTGGTTCACTGGTGCCGATAGGTATGCCAATAgcttttgtttttcatttgatcTATCGATGGTTTGAGAAACCTTTTCAAAGGTGTCCAAGAAATCAATGGTGACTGTAATGGCTTCAATGATCTCTGATACTGTGCCATTGATTTCACCAACTTGTTCAACTATCTCTACATATAACTCCTCATAGGAAAGGTAGGGTAAATGTTCAAGCTCTTGAcctaaaaattcttttaataattcagaGATTTCAAAAATATCATCCTCATTTATGAAATTACTTCCAATTCTTGCTGAAATCACTGCCAATAgaaattttgataaatttccaaaataatctttatttcttggatataataatgatttaatatcaaaagttttaaattcttcaatcttattatcttttgttaaactttttacaaatttttctaaactattttaaaaaaaaaaaaataataaaaaaaaaaaaaaaaagagaattaattttaaattttagtaaattatttattttattttttttattattttatttttttttttttttttttttttttttttgagaaaaattataaaaaaataataattaagataaacaaaaataaataaaaaatatgtgaaaatattatatacATACTATCTTAGAAAATCTATAATGTTATCCCCATATTTagaattcatttttttttatttttatttttagttttttttagttttttttttttttttaataataaataaaaaaaataaataatattatacaatctaataaataaaattaaataattatataaaaaataaataaattaattaattataaataaataataataaattgaaaaagataacAATGTAATTacaggaaaaaaaaaaaaaaaaaaggtttatgttttttatttttttttttattttttttttatggtttttattttataatttttttttatttttattttgtaatgttaattaaaaaaaaaaaaaaaaagttgaaatgATATGATAGGTGAGCactatataatattttaattgtggGTTTGAGTGAATGGGGGTGTGTGAagtttttatctttatatatcaattttttaaaataataaattttttgggTGTTTGAAAGGTGTGAATGAAAAAAACTGAATCAAAATGGCcaagatttctttttttttattttttttaatttttttttatttttttttttttaatgaattattgaTTTGGGGTATATAactgataaaaaaaaaactattttttgttttgtttaattttttttttttttattgtttttcaaCACTGGTTttgtttgaaaattttgatgatccaaaaaatatcaaaatcatACACCCACCACTACCCAAAAATTtacatatttatataaattaatcacatatatatatttttttttttcaattttttttttttaatttttttttttatttttttttttatttttttttttaatattttcccAATTCATTGATTCATCTGTATTCtcttaaaatttaaaatctcaATCATTGGAtcaaaaaatgttttaatctttttttttttcttttttttttttattattattattattattattgttttgggTGTGTTTTTTTGATATGAGGAGACAGACAatcaatgtttttttttttttttttaatattattttttttattcccaacattattatctaattttatttttattttttttttttatctttttttctttttttttttatttaatcataATTTTACATACACCacaattgattaaaaaaaaaaaaatatatttattttaaaaaaaaaacaaaaaaaaaaaaaaaataaaaaacactGAAtagatatattaaaaaaaaaaaaatatccataCATTgctaaaatttaaaaaaaaattgccAAAGTCATTAATCTTTAATCCTTAATCAATATAGTTCAATCTTTATTTGTTAGAGACtcaaaactaatttttttttttatgcaatttattattaccacgGAAGTTGattaccattttttaaaaaaaataaaaataaaataaataaaaataaaaaaaatgattattaataaagtaaattataaaaataaaaagatatattATGAAAAGTGGATTgttccctttttttttttttttttttcagattaAGATGTGACtgaagaaaaaaattgattgggtgtgaagtttaaaaaaaggaaaaaaatattttgaattcaGTTACCATATGATAACTTTTTCTGTTGTGAGTCATTATTAATGAGAATAACCACGACTGcagttttaaattaaatattgaattttttaaaaattaaaaaaaaattaaaaaaaaagatttttttttttaattttttttttttaattttattttatttttttatattcttttttttttttttttaaaaatatatattacaatttatttatttattaaacgAATATATTTTCTTAGtatacaaaaaaacaatcaattaatagtactattactttaatttttgtgtatacatatttttacaaaaaaaaaaaaaaaaacacacacacaagaataaatatatatattatataaaatgagTTATCCACCACCAGTAGgagattcaattaaattaaaggTTCAAGCCTCAAATGATCCAGAAGAAGCTTTTACAAATAGAGCATATTtaccaatttcatcattCAGTTTTTTATTCCCAAATGTACAATCAAATCTTTATACAACCAAtacaaattatattaaaattagagTTGGAGCAaatgaatatattttatCTGCATCGTAAGTAACATACAATATATACATACTTATAtacataaataatttatagatatattataattttaaaattaaaataaaaataataataataataaataattaaattaattatttattatttataaaagaccaaataaaaatatgaaaCCAGATTCAATTGCATTATCAAAAGCATTAAGAGGATGGATGTATGTtagtaataatgaagaagttTATGTTGAATTTTATGATCCAAATCCAAATATTTGTGGTTCAATGAAAGTTAGTATCGATTATTTAACCAAAGGTAAACAAGGACCAAAACAAGATTCACAAGAGATCATTGGTAAAATCATTGACAATTTCAATAGTCAATACTTTACATTTggtcaattattttatataaagaaTAGTAATTCAACATTTGAATTAAGAGTTGAAGCAGTTGAAACCAATGAAGTTCCAACCAAAGATAAAGGTTGGGCTATCATTTCACCAGCCACCAAgataattttacaaaaaatgcCAGGATCATTGATTGATATCGAAACCAATGGACCATTGGttgtaaatcaaattttcaCTTCAGATTGGGATTTCGAAAATATGGGTATTGGTGGTTTGGATGCAGAGTTTAGAGATATTTTCAGACGTGCATTCTCTTCACGTATTTTCCCACCAGCAATCGTAAAGAAATTAGGTGTCAATCATGTTAAAGGTATGCTTTTATATGGTCCACCTGGTACTGGTAAAACTTTAATCGCCAGACAAATCGGTAAGATGTTAAATGGCCGTGAACCAAAGGTTGTCTCTGGTCCAtcgattttaaataaatatgtcGGTCAATCCGAAGAGAATATTAGAATGTTATTTAGAGATGCAGAGATTGAACAAAAGGCAAAGGGTGATGATTCAGGTTTacatattatcattttcgaTGAATTGGATGCAATTTGCAAATCACGTGGCTCAAGACAAGGCGATTCAGGTGTTGGTGATTCAGtggtaaatcaattattagcAATGATTGATGGTGTCGAATCTTTAAATAACATCTTGGTCATTGGTATGACCAATAGAAAGGATATGATCGATGAAGCTTTACTTCGTCCAGGTCGTTTAGAAGTACACGTTGAGATCTCATTACCCGATGAACATGGTAGAGAACAAATCTTTAAGATTCATACCGCTAAAATGAGGGATCAAAATGCATTGGACAAAGATGTTAATCTCGCCAATTACGCTCATACAACTAGAAACTATAGTGGTGCTGAGATTGAAGGTGTTGTGAAATCTGCTGCATCCTATGCTTTCAGTAGACAAGTCGATactaaaaacattaaaaacgTTGAAATCAAACCAGAGGATATTAAAGTTTGCGATCAAGATTTCAAGAGAGCCATCACCGAGGTCACTCCATCATTTGGTTCCACAGATAATCAATTCGAATCCTATGCAGAGAATGGTATCATCAATTATGGTCCAGTCTTTGATAAACTCTTACAAAGTGGTAATGCCTTTGTTGAGCAagtaaagaaatcaaatagAACTCCAATGATGTCGGTCCTCTTGTCAGGTAGACCAGGTTGTGGTAAATCTTCTTTGGCTGCGACCCTTGCCAAGAGTTCAGAATTCCCATTCACTCGTATCATTAGTCCAAATGATTTACTTGGTTACAATGAATCTGCAAAGGCATCAAAAATCACAAAGGTTTTCGAAGACTCTTATAAATCTCCAATGAGTTGTGTCGTTGTCGATGAAATTGAACGTCTCATTGAATATGTACCAATTGGTCCACGTTTCTCAAATCTTATCCTTCAAACTTTGGCAGTTCTCTTTAAAAGAACCCCACCAAAAGGTCGTAAACTTTTAGTGATTGCAACTACTTCCAATCCTGATATTCTCAAAGATATGGATATTATGGATTGTTTTGCTACAGTTTTATCCGTTCCATCAATCAGTACCGCTAAAGAATTCCAAACCGTTTGCTTTGAACTTGGTTTCACTCAAAAAGAAGCCTCTGAAGCTGCCTCCTTCTTTACTTCACCAATCACTATCAAACAAATCATTATGATTGTCGAAATGGCAAGACAAGAAGAAGGTAATTTCATTGATAACTTTAAAATGTGTTTAGAAGATTTTAATATAcgtaatttttaaataaattaatagttAATCAactttgaattaattatttgataaaataaataatgatttttttttattattttatttatttattttttttttatagaaattttgtacaatttatttttaatttactgttttaaattatttaacttttttttttattaattttaatcacTTGAATCACTTgaaatatcatcatcatcttcttcttgttcaGATTGTTCAGATTCTTGTAAACcatgttgttttaatttttgtgaaGCATAATTTAAAGCCTCTTCGAAACGTTGAGATGGAGTTTCTTCATCAATATCTGATTCCTCTTGATTAGATTCtgtttgttttttctttgattcaTCGTCAGAGGTTTCAATATCTGAAGTATCTTGAGAAGgtgattttctttttggtggtgatttttgttttgtgGTTGATTGGTCAGTATCTTTCATTTCAGTATCTGAAgtttgttgattattatctttttctttttcaatattttccaTTTCTTTATCTTGTGGTTGACTTGATTGACttaattcatcatcaccttGTTGCTTAATGATACCACCAAAACGTATGAATCTCTCTTTTACTTGATTAAATTCAGCTGCTCTAAGAAGATATTCTTTATGaagtttttcaaatattttcttGTCATGTTTAAGTTTTTCAGAGGAATCAGCATTTGAATCTTGATTAGCCTCATCTTGAACCATTATAGCGCAGGCCTCTTCAGCTTTAGCCAAAGCTTTGAGAGCCCTCTTTTTAGCAcgtttaaattcaaatgcgACGAGATGTTTATTTTCAGCAACACCCAAAACTGGTCTATCTTGATTAAACTCTTCTTCTGTAATACCTTGATAAGAGTAATCGAAAGCACTACCATTATCCAATTGTTTAATAACGTTAAGAGCATCTTCAGTTGAACCTGGTACTAACTTAGAACCACCTTTATTGAAAACAACAATCCAATTTTGATTAGCATCCATGACAAACTCTGGACCAAAAGTAGTGGCAATGAATTGAATCTCTCTTGAATGTTTACGAATCATCTTTGATACGGCTACTCTATAGTTATGATCGAGTGCAGCATCAATTTCATCTAAAAGATAGAATGGAGCAGGATCAGTACGTTGAAGTGCGAAAATTAAAGCCAAAGCTACCAAAGTTTTTTGACCACCACTTAATTGTCTCATTGAACATGGTTCATGACCTTCACCAAATGAAACTTGAATACCAATACCAGTGAAGGTTAATAATCCTTTTGGAGTTTCACCATCGGCCCATTCTTTTGGATCTTCACCCTCGCCTTCATCTTCGTCCATTTGACGTTTCATTACTAATTTAGCACTGCCACCTGGAATCAATTCTTTAAATACTTGAGTGAAATTCTTTGCGACACCACTAAAAGTTCTAGCGATAGcttcatcttttttattatcaagtGTTTTAATAAGTAATTGAATTGAAGCATTGGATTCATAAAGTTCATCTCTTCTTGCCTCTAAACTATTGTATTGATTTGTAAAACTATTGAATTGATCATTTGCTTTTTGATTTACATGTCTCAATGAAGCCAATGATTTATTGATcttatttaattcttcaacTGATTGATCTTTATTATATTTCTTCAATTCTTCAAAATTGAATCTATCACCTTTTGATAGTACTCTTAGCTGTTTAGCATCTCTaactttattaaaactttGAATTTGTGCAAGGAGGGATTCCATCTTTTTACCATCGGCAACCAATTGATCAGCGATTGTAGAGGTTTGTTGTTTCAATGCATCGATTGATactttaattggtttaatttcAGCGTCTTTTTCATTCAATGATTGAACCAATGATTCTAATTTCTCACGAACACCATCAATCTCTATATTGATCTCATCGATTTCCTTTTGTTTAAGttcaatttgtaatttaGAGTTTTCAGGATTAAGTGATTTAATCTCACCTTCGATTTCCATTAAACGTTTACCATAGTTTTGATTGAGTTGATTGGTCATTTGATTCTTTCTAGATTGAAGTTTCATAACGTCTGAAGAGATTGAAATCTTTTGTTCCTTTAATTGAATCGATGATTCACTCAATGTTAAAAGTAAATTACTCTCTTCTTCAGTTAATTTAGTATTGAATGCTgtattgatttgt comes from Dictyostelium discoideum AX4 chromosome 2 chromosome, whole genome shotgun sequence and encodes:
- the pdeE gene encoding beta-lactamase domain-containing protein, producing the protein MNSKYGDNIIDFLRYLEKFVKSLTKDNKIEEFKTFDIKSLLYPRNKDYFGNLSKFLLAVISARIGSNFINEDDIFEISELLKEFLGQELEHLPYLSYEELYVEIVEQVGEINGTVSEIIEAITVTIDFLDTFEKVSQTIDRSNEKQKLLAYLSAPVNQLDNSVSGVFNENDYTDIQRFFTELTNENNQSPDSNISILINDFQSLLNILESQQASSSSSKMIINDSPRTQQRNGTTEQQKKQQQQQYLQKNKEPFYSKDKIMQVSGPSYVFTPSDCNVSIQVGIPPDTLKRDQSICHFIVPHFLISKDVSLSEVEFPIFYNKFVQKGKTKVVIICTVEQKQRIETILCESIFGPAPEHIYTDEEITIPDYKIDLLTERLAIDPRANDEKLDSYVIFKTFDTFGVVDIDLPSASDPTKLINLRIRNTKGLISFHEDYHVVQKQLHLKLQEQQQDQQDKSSSSTTDKQMINTSGNRIILKNNTVSVIDSTIESQYVPVLPFGNDHEQVKKFKAPILGVTFLGVSHGLDFTHCSHTTGFIIWINGSGVVVDPPVGNTTYLQTNGIYGKTVEHIILTHCHADHDSGILQKIIERNKVTLYTTKTINESYMRKLKALTGLPEQSLKNYYTWVPVTIGNKIKILGAEFEFDYSFHVIPTIRFKLEIYNKKISYSADTFYDLQKFKQLKDQGVLSKKRIERLKSFVFDADMIIHESGVAPIHTPMANLLELPSEIRKKIRVVHCSSSVDTKGEIIRPKEGLENTEIIKVDRKYKGVAECIQIQTALNHCSVFSKLSPAEVQRVFFLCKKIWVKRNDVIIKKGSPSDMFYIILSGKVLVYENEYEPIKSTTSVGTVVTDTTTITTTVKTDAIKIPTIKLCAGETLGESALQLDKNIDASATVIAETDVCLLVWKTMDLRTEFHSNLNTFISKVHMDLSHINSCRDAIIRAFQHNITQHINKEEVDSIANGSKDVSFAHHQVIFNEGDTSDSMYIIKQGRVRIHSKKNKNIIRYLNVGDFFGETAYRRSNEDSNFLPTRSFTATAIDPTILLKLDIESIVNPRIQNIIEQKAKKNAEDNIRYHAYSPKIRTPRTPRKVYPIEGLSI
- the nsfA gene encoding N-ethylmaleimide-sensitive fusion protein, which gives rise to MSYPPPVGDSIKLKVQASNDPEEAFTNRAYLPISSFSFLFPNVQSNLYTTNTNYIKIRVGANEYILSASPNKNMKPDSIALSKALRGWMYVSNNEEVYVEFYDPNPNICGSMKVSIDYLTKGKQGPKQDSQEIIGKIIDNFNSQYFTFGQLFYIKNSNSTFELRVEAVETNEVPTKDKGWAIISPATKIILQKMPGSLIDIETNGPLVVNQIFTSDWDFENMGIGGLDAEFRDIFRRAFSSRIFPPAIVKKLGVNHVKGMLLYGPPGTGKTLIARQIGKMLNGREPKVVSGPSILNKYVGQSEENIRMLFRDAEIEQKAKGDDSGLHIIIFDELDAICKSRGSRQGDSGVGDSVVNQLLAMIDGVESLNNILVIGMTNRKDMIDEALLRPGRLEVHVEISLPDEHGREQIFKIHTAKMRDQNALDKDVNLANYAHTTRNYSGAEIEGVVKSAASYAFSRQVDTKNIKNVEIKPEDIKVCDQDFKRAITEVTPSFGSTDNQFESYAENGIINYGPVFDKLLQSGNAFVEQVKKSNRTPMMSVLLSGRPGCGKSSLAATLAKSSEFPFTRIISPNDLLGYNESAKASKITKVFEDSYKSPMSCVVVDEIERLIEYVPIGPRFSNLILQTLAVLFKRTPPKGRKLLVIATTSNPDILKDMDIMDCFATVLSVPSISTAKEFQTVCFELGFTQKEASEAASFFTSPITIKQIIMIVEMARQEEGNFIDNFKMCLEDFNIRNF